A DNA window from Chryseobacterium sp. MEBOG06 contains the following coding sequences:
- a CDS encoding M91 family zinc metallopeptidase, translating into MLFIDPDGRDIRIGEHVYSYQKNRDYSKIGNDFERNAYKAIDKLYSSGAMKVDINGKKVDMLQTLISDKKNTISIAQQKPEASDYQKNGNNYDPSTKTVNWRDKDGITFRKDVTQPNSGTNQGQNSPTSLLSHELIHGYNDTQDNINYNSRKADKTTANEGLITPNGANLSFSNLEEKHTTGLANQVNDNLGEDKRTNYGKNYYETKSPETTDPK; encoded by the coding sequence ATTCTTTTCATTGATCCGGATGGGAGAGATATTAGAATTGGCGAACATGTATATTCCTATCAAAAAAACAGAGATTATAGTAAAATAGGAAATGATTTTGAAAGAAACGCTTATAAGGCTATTGATAAATTATATTCAAGCGGAGCAATGAAAGTTGATATAAATGGAAAAAAAGTTGATATGTTGCAAACTTTAATTTCTGATAAGAAAAATACAATTAGTATCGCACAACAAAAGCCGGAAGCATCTGATTATCAAAAAAATGGAAATAATTATGATCCTAGTACAAAAACTGTAAATTGGCGTGATAAAGATGGTATAACATTTAGGAAAGATGTTACCCAGCCAAATTCAGGCACTAATCAAGGACAAAATTCTCCGACTTCTTTATTATCTCATGAATTAATCCATGGCTATAATGATACTCAAGATAATATTAATTATAATAGTCGAAAAGCGGATAAAACAACAGCTAATGAGGGGCTAATAACACCTAATGGTGCAAACTTATCCTTTTCAAATTTAGAAGAAAAGCATACTACAGGATTAGCAAATCAGGTTAATGATAATTTAGGAGAAGACAAGAGGACTAACTATGGGAAAAATTATTATGAAACTAAAAGTCCAGAAACAACAGACCCTAAATAA
- a CDS encoding RHS repeat-associated core domain-containing protein codes for MPGNTATLVDNLDYIYNGNRLTQVIENAMNDTGYEGGNNIIDYDLNGSMTTMKDKGIQNIAYNHLNLPDLFSINQNNPLGGLTSFGLSYLYRADGTKVRKTYTSGGGKGQNKTTKMTDYLDGFQYNYIETSGPCLWCKTSVAFEAEAYRDKNIFDPGIISPIWLLDFVPTAEGFYSFIENRYIYQYKDHLGNARVSFAKDSTGTAEITDTNNYYAFGMNHIGGVKGLLGGYMNYKYNGKELQETGFYDYGARFYMSDIGRWGVVDPLAEVNRAWSPYRYAYNNPIRFIDPDGRLEDIYEMDENGKLSNIAPSDRDVVYTSKNFEGQGKDRKLKEKNDGGFDVGEKGYIKNNLHQYLQDGSKYLDFGQNEQKGSDYFYQVADWMKAGDVNVEFGIQTADIGGKDKTVVYTSGKPTSVSPVYDGDNVKLHGHLHPGLLNFNEGTPFSGALNPSGFIMSKFPTKANGYTFTSIGKTNEGDRVSAESTSKAVNFVYAVEYDTTIIYNSSKIIKAYEGKYKKN; via the coding sequence ATGCCAGGAAACACAGCTACTTTGGTAGATAATCTTGATTATATCTATAATGGCAACCGCCTGACCCAAGTGATCGAAAATGCCATGAATGATACCGGTTATGAAGGAGGTAATAATATCATAGATTATGACCTGAACGGAAGTATGACCACCATGAAGGATAAAGGGATACAGAATATTGCTTATAATCATCTGAACCTGCCGGACCTGTTCTCCATCAATCAGAATAATCCTTTAGGAGGGCTTACCAGTTTCGGACTGAGCTATCTTTATAGGGCAGATGGCACAAAAGTACGTAAGACTTACACCTCTGGAGGCGGGAAAGGACAAAACAAAACGACAAAGATGACAGACTATCTGGATGGATTTCAATATAATTATATCGAAACCTCAGGTCCTTGTTTATGGTGCAAAACCAGTGTTGCCTTTGAAGCAGAAGCTTACAGAGATAAGAATATTTTTGATCCCGGAATCATATCCCCTATATGGCTGCTTGATTTTGTTCCCACTGCAGAAGGATTTTACAGTTTCATAGAAAACCGCTATATTTATCAGTATAAAGACCACCTTGGAAATGCCAGGGTAAGTTTTGCCAAAGACAGCACAGGCACTGCTGAAATAACGGATACCAATAATTATTATGCATTTGGAATGAATCATATTGGAGGAGTGAAAGGCTTGTTAGGAGGTTATATGAATTATAAGTACAACGGCAAGGAGCTGCAGGAAACCGGTTTTTATGACTATGGAGCGAGGTTCTATATGTCGGATATTGGGAGGTGGGGTGTTGTGGATCCGTTGGCAGAGGTAAATAGAGCTTGGTCTCCTTATAGATATGCATACAATAATCCAATTCGTTTTATTGATCCAGATGGAAGATTAGAAGATATATATGAGATGGATGAAAATGGAAAATTAAGTAATATAGCACCGTCTGATAGAGATGTTGTATATACATCCAAAAATTTTGAAGGCCAAGGAAAAGATAGAAAATTAAAAGAAAAAAATGATGGAGGTTTTGATGTTGGAGAAAAAGGCTATATAAAAAATAATCTTCATCAATACTTACAAGATGGAAGTAAGTATCTTGATTTTGGTCAAAATGAACAAAAAGGATCCGACTACTTTTATCAGGTTGCTGATTGGATGAAAGCTGGAGACGTAAATGTAGAATTTGGAATACAAACAGCAGATATAGGAGGTAAAGATAAAACTGTAGTATATACATCTGGAAAACCAACATCTGTGTCTCCTGTTTATGATGGAGATAATGTTAAATTGCATGGTCATTTACATCCCGGACTGTTAAACTTCAATGAAGGTACTCCATTTTCAGGAGCTTTGAATCCAAGTGGTTTTATAATGTCAAAGTTCCCAACTAAAGCAAATGGATATACGTTTACTTCAATTGGAAAAACGAATGAAGGAGATAGGGTATCTGCTGAAAGTACCAGTAAAGCAGTCAATTTTGTTTATGCTGTTGAATATGATACAACAATAATCTATAATAGTTCTAAAATAATTAAAGCTTATGAGGGAAAATACAAAAAAAATTAA
- a CDS encoding DUF6443 domain-containing protein — translation MKKLIIPIGVLLVMGTVKAQVQLPSGLSSTNENYIYTRTYLEPKTQSDANARQVQAVQYFDGLGRPKQVVNIKASPLGKDIVTHIEYDQFGRQVKDYLPVPQGNTSNGAIVPNPLGNAPSVYGNEKIYSEKILENSPLDRIQQQIQVGTDWADKPVKFGYEANITIDKVRKFATSSSWVNGATFSSISNNGMYGEAQLYKNTATDEDGNKTIEFKNGQGQIILVRKELSVTKNADTYYVYNEYNQLAFVIPPLLSQLETWGMAEHDALAYQYRYDGRGRLVEKKLPGKGWEYRVYDKQDRLAATRDAELESKGQWLYTKYDQFGRVAYTGINTGGTRAAEQNEVNTFGSNNVDRGNAVAFSRQGMDVYYGNSDITYPKSSTWVTLLSLNYYDSYPVYSFNPAFPANTPEMTILTDTLTPDGRNTKGLPVMSLVKNIEDDSWTKTYTYYDQKGRVIGTHSINHLGGYTHTESKLDFAGTPQQVITKHKRLNSDSERVLTETFEYDQQNRLLVHKHQVDSNPVEYLTQNKYNELSQLESKKVGGIAAASPLQQMDYKYNIQGWMTQINDPATLNGKLFGYKIKYNTPENPSTTGKFNGNIAEIDWNNSSENNLKRYVYEYDALNRLTNAFYKEPGTGVSGNFDEYLTYDLNGNISNLKRTAAAMPGNTATLVDNLNYIYTGNRLTQVIENAMNDTGYEGGNNIIDYDLNGSMTTMKDKGIQNIAYNHLNLPDLFSINQNNPLGGLTSFGLSYLYRADGTKVRKTYTSGGGKGQNKTTKMTDYLDGFQYNYIETSGPCLWCKTSVAYEAEAYRDKNIFDPGIISPIWLLDFVPTAEGFYSFIENRYIYQYKDHLGNARVSFAKDSAGTPEVTDTNNYYAFGMNHIGGVKGLLGGYMNYKYNGKELQETGMYDYGARMYMPDLGRWGVVDPLAEKMTRHSLYSYAFNNPLRFIDPDGRQNYDVIITGGAKDAALQELQKSVSSELALKMDNSGKVSYTQNYPKAKLSADAQQLVNAIDDHSVNVNVSAEYTNITKSGNLYVGGTFSGNKTSYLLNRDGSAVNTITNAYQEVNPKVLGAMSDYFNKAGADMLHEVTESYQGALISRRLGVNSGFASQAENDNPFSVYNAAHNNATPQTDGYDVRYFDKNGKPSSVLYKSGSAEFFVTDPSGVKKSQVVQTYP, via the coding sequence ATGAAAAAATTAATAATTCCTATAGGTGTACTTCTTGTAATGGGCACTGTAAAAGCACAGGTACAGCTGCCCTCCGGTTTGAGCAGTACCAATGAAAATTATATCTACACAAGGACTTACCTTGAACCTAAAACCCAGAGTGATGCCAATGCCAGACAGGTTCAGGCCGTTCAGTACTTCGATGGCTTGGGAAGACCCAAGCAGGTCGTGAATATCAAAGCATCACCGTTAGGAAAAGATATTGTTACCCATATTGAATATGATCAGTTTGGGAGACAGGTAAAAGACTACCTTCCCGTTCCCCAGGGAAACACTTCAAACGGAGCTATTGTTCCCAATCCATTGGGTAACGCTCCATCAGTGTATGGTAATGAGAAGATCTATTCAGAGAAAATACTGGAAAATTCTCCTTTAGACCGGATTCAGCAGCAGATTCAGGTGGGTACAGACTGGGCTGATAAACCTGTGAAATTTGGCTATGAAGCCAATATCACGATAGATAAAGTAAGGAAATTTGCCACCTCTTCCAGCTGGGTGAACGGAGCTACGTTCTCATCAATCAGTAATAACGGGATGTATGGCGAAGCCCAATTGTATAAAAATACAGCCACCGATGAAGATGGAAACAAAACTATTGAATTTAAAAACGGTCAGGGCCAGATTATATTAGTCAGAAAAGAGCTCAGTGTAACCAAAAATGCAGATACTTATTATGTTTACAATGAATATAATCAGTTAGCTTTTGTAATTCCTCCACTTCTCTCTCAGTTAGAGACCTGGGGTATGGCGGAACATGATGCTTTGGCCTATCAGTACCGTTATGACGGAAGAGGCAGGCTGGTAGAAAAAAAGCTTCCGGGTAAAGGCTGGGAATATAGGGTGTATGACAAGCAGGACAGGCTTGCAGCCACCCGTGATGCTGAACTGGAATCCAAAGGACAGTGGCTTTACACCAAATATGACCAGTTTGGCAGAGTCGCTTATACCGGAATCAACACAGGAGGAACACGAGCCGCAGAGCAGAACGAAGTCAATACTTTTGGCTCCAATAATGTAGATCGTGGAAACGCGGTAGCTTTTAGCAGACAGGGAATGGATGTCTACTACGGAAATTCCGACATTACCTATCCTAAATCCTCTACATGGGTCACTTTATTGTCTTTAAACTATTATGATAGTTATCCGGTATACAGCTTCAATCCTGCATTTCCGGCCAATACTCCTGAGATGACGATTTTAACAGATACTCTCACCCCAGACGGCAGAAATACCAAAGGACTGCCTGTGATGAGCCTTGTGAAAAATATTGAGGATGACAGCTGGACAAAAACTTACACCTACTATGATCAGAAAGGAAGAGTGATTGGCACTCACTCTATCAATCATTTGGGAGGGTATACCCATACCGAATCCAAGCTGGATTTTGCAGGCACTCCCCAACAGGTTATTACTAAACACAAGCGCCTAAACTCAGATTCAGAAAGAGTGCTAACAGAAACGTTTGAGTACGACCAACAAAACAGGCTATTGGTTCACAAACATCAGGTAGACAGCAACCCTGTTGAATATCTTACCCAGAATAAATACAATGAACTTTCCCAGCTGGAATCTAAGAAAGTAGGAGGAATTGCTGCCGCATCTCCGCTTCAGCAAATGGACTATAAATACAATATCCAGGGATGGATGACCCAGATCAATGATCCTGCCACCCTGAACGGAAAACTCTTTGGGTATAAGATCAAATATAATACCCCTGAAAACCCATCGACAACTGGGAAGTTCAACGGAAATATCGCAGAAATAGACTGGAATAACAGTTCTGAAAACAATCTCAAAAGATATGTTTATGAATATGATGCCCTAAACAGGCTTACCAATGCTTTTTATAAAGAACCGGGAACGGGAGTCAGCGGTAATTTTGACGAATACCTGACCTATGACCTGAATGGAAACATCAGTAATCTTAAACGTACAGCGGCAGCTATGCCAGGAAACACAGCTACTTTGGTAGATAATCTTAATTATATCTATACTGGGAACCGCCTGACCCAAGTGATCGAAAATGCCATGAACGATACCGGTTATGAAGGAGGTAATAATATCATAGATTATGACCTGAATGGGAGTATGACCACGATGAAGGATAAAGGAATTCAGAATATTGCTTATAATCATCTGAACCTGCCGGACCTGTTCTCCATCAATCAGAATAATCCTTTAGGAGGGCTTACCAGTTTCGGACTGAGCTATCTTTATAGGGCAGATGGTACAAAAGTACGTAAGACTTACACCTCCGGAGGCGGGAAAGGCCAAAACAAAACGACAAAGATGACAGACTATCTGGATGGATTTCAATATAATTATATCGAAACCTCAGGTCCTTGTTTATGGTGCAAAACCAGTGTTGCCTATGAAGCAGAAGCTTACAGAGATAAGAATATTTTTGATCCCGGAATCATATCCCCTATATGGCTGCTTGATTTTGTCCCCACTGCAGAAGGATTTTACAGTTTCATAGAAAACCGCTATATTTATCAGTATAAAGACCACCTTGGAAATGCCAGGGTAAGTTTTGCCAAAGACAGCGCAGGCACTCCTGAAGTAACGGATACCAATAATTATTATGCATTTGGAATGAATCATATTGGAGGAGTGAAAGGCTTGCTAGGAGGTTATATGAATTATAAGTATAACGGAAAGGAGCTACAGGAAACGGGAATGTATGATTATGGAGCAAGGATGTATATGCCGGACTTGGGAAGATGGGGTGTTGTTGACCCGTTGGCGGAAAAGATGACAAGACATAGCCTTTATAGCTATGCTTTTAATAATCCTTTGAGATTTATTGATCCGGATGGACGCCAGAATTATGATGTTATTATTACAGGAGGGGCAAAGGATGCTGCATTGCAGGAATTACAAAAATCTGTTTCTTCGGAACTTGCCCTTAAAATGGATAATAGTGGAAAAGTTAGCTACACTCAAAATTATCCTAAAGCAAAGCTATCTGCAGATGCTCAACAGCTGGTTAATGCAATTGATGATCATTCAGTAAATGTAAATGTTAGTGCAGAATATACGAATATAACAAAATCAGGAAATTTATATGTAGGAGGTACTTTTTCAGGCAACAAAACAAGTTATTTACTTAATAGAGATGGTAGTGCTGTAAATACTATAACAAATGCTTATCAAGAAGTTAATCCTAAAGTGTTAGGTGCTATGAGTGATTATTTTAATAAAGCTGGTGCAGATATGCTACATGAAGTAACGGAATCATATCAAGGAGCTTTAATTTCCCGAAGACTTGGGGTAAATTCTGGTTTTGCATCACAAGCGGAAAATGATAATCCTTTCAGTGTATATAACGCTGCTCATAATAATGCTACTCCACAGACGGATGGTTATGATGTGAGATATTTTGATAAAAATGGAAAACCCTCTAGCGTTTTATACAAAAGTGGCAGTGCCGAATTTTTCGTAACCGATCCAAGTGGTGTTAAAAAGTCCCAAGTTGTTCAAACATATCCTTAA
- the bglX gene encoding beta-glucosidase BglX encodes MKKLIVMATLALAPVFSAQEMVTKPVQSYQTSQYAAKRKAFVDNLLSKMTLDEKIGQLNLPSSGDFTTGLAKSSDIGKKVELGLVGGLFNIKGADKIKAVQKVAVENSRLKIPLIFGMDVIHGYETTFPIPLGLAASWDMNLIQQSARVAAKEASSDGINWTYSPMVDISREPRWGRVSEGSGEDPYLGSEIARNMVYGYQGKDLSAGNTILACVKHFALYGAGEAGRDYNTVDMSHVRMFNEYFPPYKAAVDAGVASVMASFNEVDGVPATGSRWLQTEVLRNKWNFKGFVVTDYTGINEMVDHGMGDLQQVSALALKAGVDMDMVGEGFLTTLKKSLSEGKVTQAEIDMAARRILEAKYDLGLFDNPYKHGDAKLAAKEVFNMENRNIARSTAAQSMVLMKNENQVLPLKKSGTVAVIGPLVNNSLNMAGTWSVAAKHDKSVSLMQGLQANYGKEVKFISAKGANIDYDAKLEEIYAAHGKKTDRDSRSKEELLKEAVDIANKSDVIVLAIGESAEMSGESSSRTEITIPQSQVDLLNELKKTGKPIAMVLFTGRPLALTNVKDIPDAILNAWFAGSEAGNAISDVLFGKVNPSGKLPMTFPRSLGQVPIYYNAKNTGRPLDQTLVDKCEYQRFRSNYMDECNTPLYPFGFGLSYTKFSYSDMAVSNTSPKGNQTVQATVTVTNNGNYDGAEVVQLYIRDLVGSITRPVKELKGFQKIFLKKGESKKVTFDISPESLKFYNGDLKYDWESGEFDIMIGTSSDEVKHSRINWTK; translated from the coding sequence ATGAAAAAGTTAATTGTAATGGCAACGTTAGCGCTTGCGCCGGTATTTTCGGCACAGGAAATGGTAACGAAGCCCGTTCAGTCTTATCAGACTTCTCAATATGCGGCTAAAAGAAAAGCTTTTGTAGATAATCTTTTGTCTAAAATGACCTTAGATGAAAAGATAGGACAGCTGAATTTACCAAGTTCAGGTGACTTTACTACAGGTTTGGCTAAAAGTTCTGATATTGGAAAAAAAGTTGAACTGGGTTTAGTAGGAGGACTATTCAATATAAAAGGAGCTGATAAAATTAAAGCCGTTCAAAAAGTTGCTGTGGAAAACAGCCGTTTGAAAATCCCTTTGATTTTTGGCATGGACGTTATTCACGGATATGAAACTACGTTCCCGATTCCATTAGGACTTGCTGCTTCATGGGATATGAACCTTATTCAGCAGTCAGCCAGAGTTGCGGCAAAAGAAGCTTCTTCTGACGGGATCAACTGGACGTATTCTCCAATGGTAGATATCTCCCGCGAACCAAGATGGGGAAGAGTTTCTGAAGGCTCCGGTGAAGATCCGTATTTAGGAAGTGAAATTGCCAGAAATATGGTGTATGGTTATCAGGGTAAAGACTTATCTGCCGGTAATACCATTTTAGCATGTGTGAAGCACTTTGCATTGTATGGTGCAGGTGAAGCAGGAAGAGATTACAACACTGTTGATATGAGCCATGTGAGAATGTTTAATGAATATTTCCCACCCTATAAAGCAGCTGTTGATGCAGGAGTAGCTTCTGTGATGGCTTCTTTTAACGAGGTTGACGGAGTTCCTGCAACAGGAAGCAGATGGCTGCAGACTGAGGTACTGAGAAACAAATGGAACTTTAAAGGTTTCGTTGTTACTGATTACACAGGGATCAACGAAATGGTAGACCATGGAATGGGAGATCTTCAGCAGGTTTCTGCTTTAGCTTTAAAAGCAGGAGTTGATATGGATATGGTAGGTGAAGGATTTCTAACGACCCTTAAAAAATCTTTATCCGAAGGAAAAGTGACGCAGGCTGAAATTGATATGGCAGCGAGAAGAATTCTTGAAGCAAAATATGACTTAGGTCTATTTGATAATCCATATAAACATGGTGATGCTAAACTGGCTGCAAAAGAAGTTTTCAATATGGAAAACAGAAATATTGCCAGAAGTACAGCAGCTCAGTCGATGGTTTTGATGAAAAATGAAAACCAGGTATTGCCTTTGAAAAAGTCCGGAACTGTAGCGGTAATCGGACCATTGGTCAATAATTCATTAAACATGGCCGGAACCTGGAGTGTTGCCGCAAAGCATGATAAATCTGTTAGCTTAATGCAGGGGCTTCAGGCAAATTATGGCAAGGAAGTGAAATTTATTTCTGCAAAAGGAGCAAACATTGATTATGATGCTAAATTAGAAGAAATTTATGCCGCTCACGGTAAGAAAACCGACAGAGACAGCCGTTCAAAAGAAGAATTGTTAAAAGAAGCGGTGGATATTGCTAATAAATCAGACGTGATCGTTTTAGCGATCGGAGAATCTGCAGAAATGAGTGGTGAATCTTCATCAAGAACTGAAATTACAATTCCTCAATCTCAGGTTGACTTATTAAATGAACTAAAAAAAACAGGGAAGCCGATTGCTATGGTTCTTTTTACTGGCCGTCCATTGGCTTTAACGAATGTAAAAGATATTCCTGATGCTATTCTTAATGCGTGGTTTGCCGGCTCAGAAGCAGGAAATGCAATCTCTGACGTTCTTTTCGGAAAAGTAAATCCTTCCGGAAAACTTCCAATGACTTTCCCAAGAAGTTTAGGACAGGTTCCGATTTATTATAATGCAAAAAATACAGGGCGTCCGTTAGACCAGACTTTAGTTGATAAATGTGAATACCAGAGATTCCGTTCAAACTATATGGATGAGTGCAATACACCGCTTTATCCATTCGGATTTGGTTTAAGCTATACAAAATTCAGCTATTCTGATATGGCTGTTTCCAATACCAGTCCGAAAGGAAATCAAACCGTTCAGGCAACAGTTACAGTAACCAATAACGGAAATTATGACGGGGCGGAAGTTGTTCAGTTATATATCAGAGATTTGGTAGGAAGTATTACCAGACCGGTAAAAGAATTGAAAGGATTCCAGAAAATATTTCTGAAAAAAGGAGAGTCTAAAAAAGTCACCTTCGACATCAGCCCGGAAAGTCTGAAATTCTATAACGGAGATTTGAAATATGACTGGGAATCAGGAGAGTTTGATATCATGATTGGTACCAGCTCTGATGAAGTGAAACATTCCAGAATCAACTGGACTAAGTAA
- a CDS encoding prolyl oligopeptidase family serine peptidase, whose protein sequence is MKLKLRHFPFLLLPLSLQLNAQEIKAELNKEIKKQEKISYILDYPQKTKGNVPLIVFLHGSGERGNNLEMVKAHSPFTYKDLIKEPVAILAPQCPENMWWDTVTVYNLIREIQKKYKIDASRIYLTGLSMGGWGTLKLAMEHPEMFAAVVSVCAPTDQVMTANIQQYKNLNMKIYHGGMDDVVLPENAFKFYQKLHPVNPSAELTIFPNDNHNSWDSAYSNPQLYEWMMSKKKEK, encoded by the coding sequence ATGAAATTAAAATTAAGACATTTTCCCTTTTTACTTCTGCCACTCTCCTTACAGCTGAATGCTCAGGAAATAAAAGCAGAATTGAACAAAGAAATTAAAAAACAGGAAAAAATATCCTATATCCTCGATTATCCTCAGAAAACCAAAGGAAACGTTCCGCTAATTGTTTTTCTTCACGGTTCAGGAGAAAGAGGGAATAATTTGGAAATGGTAAAAGCGCACAGTCCTTTTACCTATAAAGATCTGATCAAGGAGCCGGTAGCTATTCTGGCACCCCAGTGTCCGGAAAATATGTGGTGGGATACCGTTACCGTTTATAACCTGATCAGAGAAATCCAGAAAAAATATAAAATTGATGCCTCCAGAATTTACCTTACAGGGCTTTCTATGGGAGGATGGGGAACCTTAAAGCTGGCAATGGAACATCCTGAAATGTTTGCCGCAGTAGTTTCAGTATGTGCTCCTACAGATCAGGTGATGACTGCCAATATCCAGCAATATAAAAATTTGAACATGAAAATATACCATGGCGGAATGGATGATGTTGTGCTTCCTGAAAATGCTTTTAAATTTTATCAAAAGCTGCATCCTGTCAATCCCTCAGCGGAACTTACTATTTTTCCAAATGATAATCATAACTCCTGGGATTCTGCCTATTCGAACCCACAATTATATGAATGGATGATGTCAAAAAAGAAAGAGAAATAG
- a CDS encoding glucoamylase family protein, which yields MKRTLLSIAAASLLFAYSCKNSQIAKQDVSQNRAVNTTVTDEQLMNKVQKDALKYFWDYAEPHSMLGRERYHEDNIYPDNDKHVITTGGSGFGLATILVGVERGFVPRKEAVKRLTTMMDFLARADRHKGAWSHWINGETGKTVPFGKKDNGGDLVETAFLTSGILMVREYFKNGNAEEKRLAAKCDELWKGIQWNWYTKGGEKVLYWHWSPEYQWEMNFPLEGYNECLITYILAASSPTYSIDEETYYKGWARNGKILSEKTKYGLPMYVKHNGAEEYGGPLFWAQYSYIGLDPTNLSDKLIKNYFDLNKNQVLIDYKYCVENPKQWKGYGAEYWGLTAGYSRNEDGSTGYNAHFPQNDHGVITPTAALSSFPYTPKESMDFLRFIYTQKPEFIGSAGPYDATSINYNNWTTPRYLAIDQGTIAPMIENYRTGFLWKLFMNAPEIQQGLKKLSFHSAKYGIK from the coding sequence ATGAAAAGGACCTTATTATCAATTGCTGCTGCATCTTTATTGTTTGCATATTCCTGCAAAAACTCCCAAATAGCAAAACAGGATGTTTCCCAAAACCGAGCTGTAAATACTACTGTTACAGATGAGCAGCTCATGAACAAAGTTCAGAAAGATGCCCTGAAATATTTCTGGGATTATGCAGAACCTCATTCAATGCTTGGAAGAGAACGTTATCATGAAGATAATATCTATCCGGATAACGATAAACACGTTATCACTACAGGAGGTTCCGGATTTGGACTGGCAACCATTCTGGTGGGTGTAGAAAGAGGCTTTGTTCCCAGAAAAGAAGCTGTGAAACGATTGACTACCATGATGGATTTCCTTGCTAGAGCAGACCGTCATAAGGGTGCCTGGTCACACTGGATCAATGGAGAGACAGGGAAAACCGTTCCTTTTGGTAAAAAAGACAATGGAGGAGATCTTGTGGAAACAGCATTCCTTACTTCAGGGATTCTGATGGTTCGTGAATATTTTAAGAACGGAAATGCTGAAGAAAAAAGATTGGCTGCAAAATGTGATGAACTATGGAAAGGAATTCAATGGAACTGGTATACAAAAGGAGGTGAGAAAGTATTGTATTGGCACTGGTCACCGGAGTATCAATGGGAAATGAATTTTCCGCTGGAAGGATATAACGAATGCCTGATCACCTATATTTTAGCAGCTTCTTCACCTACTTATTCTATTGATGAGGAAACCTATTATAAAGGCTGGGCAAGAAACGGGAAGATTCTTTCGGAAAAAACAAAATATGGGCTTCCAATGTATGTTAAGCACAACGGAGCTGAAGAGTATGGAGGCCCTTTATTTTGGGCGCAATATTCTTACATTGGATTAGATCCTACCAATTTATCAGACAAACTGATTAAAAATTATTTTGATCTTAATAAGAATCAGGTTCTTATCGATTATAAATACTGTGTTGAAAACCCAAAGCAATGGAAAGGATATGGAGCTGAGTATTGGGGGCTGACAGCCGGTTATTCCAGAAATGAAGATGGAAGCACAGGATATAACGCTCATTTTCCACAAAATGATCACGGAGTAATCACTCCGACTGCGGCATTGAGCAGTTTTCCATATACCCCAAAGGAATCTATGGACTTTTTGAGATTTATATACACTCAAAAACCTGAATTTATTGGTTCTGCAGGACCTTATGATGCTACATCAATCAATTATAATAACTGGACCACTCCAAGATATCTGGCCATCGATCAGGGAACCATTGCACCCATGATCGAAAATTACAGAACGGGATTCCTTTGGAAGCTGTTTATGAATGCTCCGGAAATTCAGCAGGGATTGAAAAAACTAAGCTTTCACTCAGCAAAATATGGAATAAAATAA